Within Caldivirga sp., the genomic segment AAGAATAAGTAAATGATAGCTCTTAACTAAGTATAATACTTAGAATTTATTTTTAGTAATTTTCAAATTTTCACCAAATGCTGGAGCATTTAAAAACACATTTAAGTCGCTTGATAATGGTTATTGCATGTACCAGGGATTGCTATGACACATGCATATTTAATGAGAAGTATGAGCCATTGAAGGTATTTCCAATAAACGGATTCACATGCGCTAGAGGTAGGGCTGATTTAATTAGGAATGAGAGAAATAGAATCACGTCTGCATATGTTGATGGTAGGGAGACTGATGTTAATGATACGATTAAGTATGCGGCTAGGTTGTTAAAGGAGGAATTGAAAAAGAACCCAGCCAAGGTACTACGCACTGACTATGACGGTAATCAAGGCTTATTAACTTGGCATTACCCAGACAGGTTCTTCAATGTAATCAATGCTTCACAGACTGATAGGTCCATATGTTCCTCTGAGGGGCATTCAGCAATTAGTGCTCATTATGGTACTAGCATGGGTGCATTACCTGAGGAATTTCCTAAGTATAATGCAGCAGTATTTTGGGCTTTTCCAGCCAGCATCTCAGCTCCTCACATATGGGTATTATTCGTCAGGAAGTTTAAGGTTTCTATTGACGTAAGGCTCAGTGACGCAGCTAAGAAGTCTGACAAAGCCATTATCATTAGGCCAGGTACTGATGTGTTCCTAGCCCTTGGCGTCATTAAAGTGATTATCGAAGATGGATTAATTGAGGGTAAGGTTAAGCACCTGGAGGAGTTGGCTAAGTATGTTAGTAATTTTTCACTTGAGTACTTATCTAAGGTCAGTGGTGTTTCCATCAATGATATTAGGTGGCTCGCGGAGTTTTACCATGAACGTAAGCCCCTAACCCTAATCGGGTTTGCCCTCGGCAGATCTCTTAATGGCGGTGATGCAATAGGCGTTATATCTATTATTCCAGCTCTCGTGGGTTTAAGGAGGGGTTACTACTATTCGAATTCATTAGGCTGGGGAATAGACTTCGATTACCTAAGGGGCCTCCACATGGCTAAGTCATCCAGGGTAATACCAATGGCTGAATTCGGTGAGTACATCGAACATGGTGAGATTAATGTGGTTTATGTATGGAATGAGAATCCTGTTCTCACATTACCTGGTGGCGATAGGCTTATTGAGGCCGTCAGGGAGGGTAGGGTTAGGCTTATTGTGCATGATCCATACTGGTCAGAGACAGCTAAATTAGCCGATGTAGTTATTCCTGCGCAAACGTTCTTGGAGAAGTACGATGTCGTATATAGTTATTGGCATGATTACTTGGTTTATAATGAACCAATAAGACCCGCCATAGGCATTACTGAGGTTGAGCTAGTAAGATCATTGGCCAAGGAGTTAGGCATTAATCATCCGTTACTCCTCGAGGATCCCTGGAATGCTGTTGATAAGGCAATTAGACCTACTGGCGTTACAATCAGTGAGCTTAGGGAGAGGAAGATAATTAAGATGAGGCCTAGGTACCTACCTGCTGATGAACCTGATGCCTTACCTCTCCCAAATCCAGTGGAGCCAGAACCGTTAAATAGGGATGAAGTCTACTTGGTCTTTGCCTCGCATCCATTATATACGAATACGCAGTTCCGGGAAGTTTACGGTACCCTAGAGCCTATTATCCATACGCACGATTATGAGGGTGTAGTTATCTTGGAGAGCAAGTATGGTAAGGTTAAGGTTAAGGCTGTTAAGGATCCTAATGTACCACCTGGAGTGGGGTTTATTTATAAGAGCAGTCTCATTGACCTTGATGGTAAACCAATAAATAGCATCATTGAGCCCATTAAGGGTAAATACGCAGGTACACCTAAACTCAATGGAATTAAGGTTAGAATCATTAAGACCTAGCCATTATGACTAATTTAGATTATCAATATGCCATGAGTGTGCAGTAACCTAGTTGATTAATGCAATATACTCATCGCATCTACGTATCTTAATAATACTGCATATTGCATAATGCTTATTAAGTAAAGTTAGGATAAATGATTAATGAATAGGGGTAGAAGGCTTTTCCTTAAATTAATTGCATCGCTAACAATAGCCGGATTCGGATACTATGTAGTGAGCAGGGTTATCCCAGGAGCATTAATGAGACCTTATGAAGGTTCTAAATTCATTAAAGTGAATTCCTTTAATCTCTTAGATAACTTAAGTAGCTTTAGTATTTCAGCTAATGGTGGTGTTGTGCTTAATGAAAGGAAATTCGTGTTTCAATTACTACCTGGCTCCAGCGGTGACTACGCCTTACTTGTTGATGACGGTAACGTATATTTACTTTTACCACTGGAATATGGGCAAGTAGGTCCAAATCCAGTAATAAGGCCAAACGTTGATTTAAGTAACATCACAGGGTCATCAACTGTCGGGGACTTTACAGCATTTGGTGGTGGTGTCGTATGTTATGGTAAACCACCAATACCTCCTCCTTGGTCACCATGCGCATGCCCATGCTCTACGTACATTGGCTTATATAATAGAGTTAATGGGGATTTAGGCATATATGGTGTTCCAGGAGGGAGTTGTGATAACGGTAATTTCACATTTGCCGTCAATGGAGTTAGTAATGATATTTTAATATTTGGTGGCGGTAATTATCCAGCCCAATCATGTGAATGCGGTCAATGGTGTGTTACCCATAGGAGTGGGGTAACTTCAATTATTAACAATAGTAATGGCTTAACTTTTGCTGGCTTCATAAACATTGATGTGGTGGATGATCATGGTTTTAAACTATGGAGATACAGAATGCCTGGGATTAGAAGTGGATCAAACATTATTATGCTGGCCCAGCAGGCTAACACAAGCAACCTACTTGTAGAATACGTCGACTTAAGTGAACTGTACAGTAGTATGAGTAATAATCCTAGTGCATTATGTAGTGGTGAACCCTACGTGACTCCTCACTATTACGGTATGGTAGGTAATGATTTCTCACCTGATGCAATACCATCAATATGGATTAGTAATGGTATTCACG encodes:
- a CDS encoding molybdopterin-dependent oxidoreductase — protein: MVIACTRDCYDTCIFNEKYEPLKVFPINGFTCARGRADLIRNERNRITSAYVDGRETDVNDTIKYAARLLKEELKKNPAKVLRTDYDGNQGLLTWHYPDRFFNVINASQTDRSICSSEGHSAISAHYGTSMGALPEEFPKYNAAVFWAFPASISAPHIWVLFVRKFKVSIDVRLSDAAKKSDKAIIIRPGTDVFLALGVIKVIIEDGLIEGKVKHLEELAKYVSNFSLEYLSKVSGVSINDIRWLAEFYHERKPLTLIGFALGRSLNGGDAIGVISIIPALVGLRRGYYYSNSLGWGIDFDYLRGLHMAKSSRVIPMAEFGEYIEHGEINVVYVWNENPVLTLPGGDRLIEAVREGRVRLIVHDPYWSETAKLADVVIPAQTFLEKYDVVYSYWHDYLVYNEPIRPAIGITEVELVRSLAKELGINHPLLLEDPWNAVDKAIRPTGVTISELRERKIIKMRPRYLPADEPDALPLPNPVEPEPLNRDEVYLVFASHPLYTNTQFREVYGTLEPIIHTHDYEGVVILESKYGKVKVKAVKDPNVPPGVGFIYKSSLIDLDGKPINSIIEPIKGKYAGTPKLNGIKVRIIKT